Proteins encoded in a region of the Suricata suricatta isolate VVHF042 chromosome 10, meerkat_22Aug2017_6uvM2_HiC, whole genome shotgun sequence genome:
- the ZNF740 gene encoding zinc finger protein 740 isoform X3, producing MMLSQIASKQAENGERAGSPDVLRCSSQGHRKDSDKSRSRKDDDSLAEASHSKKTVKKVVVVEQNGSFQVKIPKNFICEHCFGAFRSSYHLKRHILIHTGEKPFECDICDMRFIQKYHLERHKRVHSGEKPYQCERCHQCFSRTDRLLRHKRMCQGCQSKTSDGQFPL from the exons ATGATGCTGAGCCAGATTGCCAGCAAGCAGGCCGAGAACGGAGAGCGGGCAGGTAGCCCTGATGTGCTGAGGTGCTCAAGTCAG GGCCACCGAAAAGACAGCGATAAGTCCCGGAGTCGCAAAGATGATGACAGCTTGGCTGAGGCCTCTCATTCAAAGAAGACTGTTAAAAAG GTGGTGGTAGTGGAACAAAATGGTTCTTTTCAAGTAAAGATTCccaaaaattttatttgtgaacACTGCTTTGGAGCCTTTAGAAGCAGTTACCACCTCAAGAGACACATTCTTATTCATACTG GTGAGAAGCCATTTGAGTGTGATATATGTGATATGCGCTTCATCCAGAAATACCACCTGGAGCGTCACAAGCGTGTGCACAGTGGTGAAAAGCCCTACCAGTGTGAACGGTGTCATCAG TGTTTTTCTCGGACAGATCGATTACTCAGACACAAACGGATGTGCCAAGGGTGCCAGTCCAAGACTTCCGACGGGCAGTTTCCTCTATAG
- the ZNF740 gene encoding zinc finger protein 740 isoform X1, translating into MAQASLLACEGLAGVSLVPTAASKKMMLSQIASKQAENGERAGSPDVLRCSSQGHRKDSDKSRSRKDDDSLAEASHSKKTVKKVVVVEQNGSFQVKIPKNFICEHCFGAFRSSYHLKRHILIHTGEKPFECDICDMRFIQKYHLERHKRVHSGEKPYQCERCHQCFSRTDRLLRHKRMCQGCQSKTSDGQFPL; encoded by the exons ATGGCTCAG GCAAGTCTCCTGGCTTGTGAAGGCCTAGCAGGTGTGAGTTTGGTTCCCACTGCAGCCAGCAAGAAGATGATGCTGAGCCAGATTGCCAGCAAGCAGGCCGAGAACGGAGAGCGGGCAGGTAGCCCTGATGTGCTGAGGTGCTCAAGTCAG GGCCACCGAAAAGACAGCGATAAGTCCCGGAGTCGCAAAGATGATGACAGCTTGGCTGAGGCCTCTCATTCAAAGAAGACTGTTAAAAAG GTGGTGGTAGTGGAACAAAATGGTTCTTTTCAAGTAAAGATTCccaaaaattttatttgtgaacACTGCTTTGGAGCCTTTAGAAGCAGTTACCACCTCAAGAGACACATTCTTATTCATACTG GTGAGAAGCCATTTGAGTGTGATATATGTGATATGCGCTTCATCCAGAAATACCACCTGGAGCGTCACAAGCGTGTGCACAGTGGTGAAAAGCCCTACCAGTGTGAACGGTGTCATCAG TGTTTTTCTCGGACAGATCGATTACTCAGACACAAACGGATGTGCCAAGGGTGCCAGTCCAAGACTTCCGACGGGCAGTTTCCTCTATAG
- the ITGB7 gene encoding integrin beta-7 isoform X1 — MVALSMVLVFLLALSGGESELEAKISSPEKGTEWGDPDLSLPGSCQPAPTCQKCILSHPSCAWCKQLNFTASGKAEEQRCGQRQELLARGCPPGELEEPHGRQEVLQDQPLSQGDRGEGATQLAPQQVRVTLRPGEPQQLRVRFLRAEGYPVDLYYLMDLSYSMKDDLERVRQLGQDLLVGLQKVTHSVRIGFGSFVDKTVLPFVSTVPSKLLHPCPTRLERCQPPFSFHHVLSLTSDAKAFEREVGRQSVSGNLDSPEGGFDAILQAALCQEQIGWRNVSRLLVFTSDDTFHTAGDGKLGGIFMPSDGHCHLDSNGVYSRSPEFDYPSVGQVAQALSAANIQPIFAVTSATLPVYQELSKLIPKSAVGELSEDSSNVVQLIMDAYNSLSSTVTLEHSPLPPGVHVSYESQCGDPEKTEHKAGDRGQCNQVRINQTVNFLVTLRATHCLSEPHLLRFRALGFSEELTVELHTLCDCNCSDTQPQAPHCSNGQGLLQCGVCSCNSGRLGRLCECSEAELSSPDLESGCRTPNGTGPLCSGKGRCQCGRCSCSGQSSGPLCECDDASCERHEGILCGGFGRCHCGTCHCHANRTGRACECSKDTDSCVSPEGGICSGHGHCTCNRCQCQDGYYGALCEQCPGCKTSCERYRDCAECGAFGTGPLATNCSIACASTNVTLALVPILDDGWCKERTLDNQLFFFLVEEEARGRVILRVRPQERGANHTLAIVLGCMGGIVAVGLGLVLAYRLSVEIYDRQEYNRFEKERQQLNWKQGSNPLYRSAITTTVNPHFQGAESPFL, encoded by the exons ATGGTGGCTTTATCAATGGTCCTTGTTTTCCTGCTGGCTCTGAGTGGAGGGGAGAGTGAGCTGGAGGCCAAGATCTCATCCCCAGAGAAGGGCACAGAATGGGGGGATCCTGATCTGTCCCTGCCAGGGTCCTGCCAGCCAGCGCCTACCTGCCAGAAATGCATCCTCTCACACCCAAGCTGTGCATGGTGCAAGCAACTG AACTTCACCGCGTCGGGGAAGGCGGAGGAGCAGCGCTGCGGACAGCGACAGGAGCTGCTGGCCCGGGGCTGCCCCCCAGGGGAGCTGGAGGAGCCCCACGGCAGGCAGGAGGTGCTGCAGGACCAGCCGCTAAGCCAGGGCGACCGCGGCGAGGGGGCCACCCAGCTGGCGCCGCAGCAGGTCCGGGTCACCCTGCGGCCCG gggagcCGCAGCAGCTCCGCGTGCGCTTCCTCCGGGCTGAGGGCTACCCGGTCGACCTGTACTACCTTATGGACCTGAGCTACTCCATGAAGGACGACCTGGAGCGCGTGCGCCAGCTCGGGCAAGATCTGCTGGTGGGGCTGCAGAAGGTCACCCACTCCGTGCGCATCG GTTTTGGCTCCTTCGTGGACAAAACGGTGCTGCCCTTCGTGAGCACAGTGCCCTCCAAGcttctccacccctgccccacccggcTGGAGCGCTGCCAGCCGCCCTTCAGCTTTCACCACGTGCTGTCCCTGACCTCGGATGCTAAGGCATTTGAGCGGGAGGTGGGACGCCAGAGCGTGTCTGGCAATCTGGACTCCCCTGAAGGTGGCTTTGATGCCATTCTTCAGGCTGCACTCTGCCAG GAGCAGATTGGCTGGAGAAATGTGTCCCGACTGCTGGTGTTCACTTCCGATGACACATTCCACACAGCTGGGGATGGGAAGTTGGGTGGCATTTTCATGCCTAGCGATGGGCACTGCCACTTGGACAGTAATGGCGTTTATAGTCGCAGCCCAGAGTTT GACTACCCTTCTGTGGGTCAGGTAGCCCAGGCCCTCTCTGCCGCAAACATCCAGCCCATCTTTGCCGTCACCAGTGCCACACTGCCTGTCTACCAG GAGCTGAGTAAGTTGATTCCTAAGTCTGCAGTGGGAGAGTTGAGTGAGGACTCCAGCAACGTGGTACAGCTCATCATGGACGCCTATAAT AGCCTGTCATCCACTGTGACCCTTGAACACTCTCCACTCCCTCCTGGGGTCCATGTCTCTTATGAATCTCAGTGTGGGGATCCTGAGAAAACGGAGCATAAGGCTGGGGACCGGGGCCAGTGCAACCAAGTCCGAATCAACCAGACG GTGAATTTTTTGGTTACTCTCCGAGCTACTCACTGCCTCTCAGAGCCCCATCTTCTGAGGTTCCGAGCCCTTGGCTTTTCAGAGGAGCTGACAGTGGAGCTGCACACACTGTGTGACTGTAACTGCAGTGACACgcagccccaggctccccactgcagTAATGGCCAGGGGCTGCTGCAATGTGGGGTGTGCAG ctGTAACTCCGGTCGTCTGGGTCGACTCTGTGAATGCTCTGAGGCTGAACTGTCTTCCCCAGATCTGGAATCTGGGTGCCGGACCCCCAATGGGACAGGGCCCTTGTGCAGCGGGAAGGGACGGTGTCAGTGTGGACGCTGCAGCTGCAGCGGACAGAGTTCCGGGCCTCTGTGCGAGTGTGACGATGCCAGCTGTGAGCGACATGAGGGCATCCTCTGTGGAG GCTTTGGCCGCTGCCATTGTGGAACGTGTCACTGTCATGCCAATCGCACGGGCAGAGCATGTGAGTGCAGCAAGGACACGGACAGCTGTGTCAGTCCTGAGGGAGGGATCTGCAGCGGGCACGGACACTGCACATGCAACCGCTGCCAGTGCCAGGACGGCTACTATGGTGCCCTATGTGAGCAGTGCCCAGGCTGCAAGACGTCATGTGAGAGATACAG GGACTGTGCAGAGTGTGGGGCCTTTGGGACTGGTCCCCTGGCCACCAACTGCAGCATCGCTTGTGCTAGTACCAACGTGACTCTGGCTTTGGTCCCTATCCTGGATGATGGCTGGTGCAAAGAGAGGACCCTAGACAACCAGCTGTTCTTCttcctggtggaggaggaggccagAGGCAGGGTCATACTGAGAGTGAGACCCCAAGAGA GAGGAGCAAATCACACCCTGGCCATTGTGCTGGGCTGCATGGGGGGCATTGTGGCAGTGGGACTGGGGCTGGTCCTGGCTTACCGGCTTTCTGTGGAAATCTATGATCGCCAAGAATATAACCGCTTTGAGAAGGAGCGGCAGCAGCTCAACTGGAAGCAG GGCAGCAATCCTCTCTACAGAAGTGCCATCACGACCACGGTCAATCCCCACTTTCAGGGGGCAGAGAGTCCCTTTCTCTGA
- the ZNF740 gene encoding zinc finger protein 740 isoform X2 — protein sequence MKEASLLACEGLAGVSLVPTAASKKMMLSQIASKQAENGERAGSPDVLRCSSQGHRKDSDKSRSRKDDDSLAEASHSKKTVKKVVVVEQNGSFQVKIPKNFICEHCFGAFRSSYHLKRHILIHTGEKPFECDICDMRFIQKYHLERHKRVHSGEKPYQCERCHQCFSRTDRLLRHKRMCQGCQSKTSDGQFPL from the exons ATGAAGGAG GCAAGTCTCCTGGCTTGTGAAGGCCTAGCAGGTGTGAGTTTGGTTCCCACTGCAGCCAGCAAGAAGATGATGCTGAGCCAGATTGCCAGCAAGCAGGCCGAGAACGGAGAGCGGGCAGGTAGCCCTGATGTGCTGAGGTGCTCAAGTCAG GGCCACCGAAAAGACAGCGATAAGTCCCGGAGTCGCAAAGATGATGACAGCTTGGCTGAGGCCTCTCATTCAAAGAAGACTGTTAAAAAG GTGGTGGTAGTGGAACAAAATGGTTCTTTTCAAGTAAAGATTCccaaaaattttatttgtgaacACTGCTTTGGAGCCTTTAGAAGCAGTTACCACCTCAAGAGACACATTCTTATTCATACTG GTGAGAAGCCATTTGAGTGTGATATATGTGATATGCGCTTCATCCAGAAATACCACCTGGAGCGTCACAAGCGTGTGCACAGTGGTGAAAAGCCCTACCAGTGTGAACGGTGTCATCAG TGTTTTTCTCGGACAGATCGATTACTCAGACACAAACGGATGTGCCAAGGGTGCCAGTCCAAGACTTCCGACGGGCAGTTTCCTCTATAG
- the ITGB7 gene encoding integrin beta-7 isoform X2, with protein MAVGWTGKGGHRRGSGTDREGRNFTASGKAEEQRCGQRQELLARGCPPGELEEPHGRQEVLQDQPLSQGDRGEGATQLAPQQVRVTLRPGEPQQLRVRFLRAEGYPVDLYYLMDLSYSMKDDLERVRQLGQDLLVGLQKVTHSVRIGFGSFVDKTVLPFVSTVPSKLLHPCPTRLERCQPPFSFHHVLSLTSDAKAFEREVGRQSVSGNLDSPEGGFDAILQAALCQEQIGWRNVSRLLVFTSDDTFHTAGDGKLGGIFMPSDGHCHLDSNGVYSRSPEFDYPSVGQVAQALSAANIQPIFAVTSATLPVYQELSKLIPKSAVGELSEDSSNVVQLIMDAYNSLSSTVTLEHSPLPPGVHVSYESQCGDPEKTEHKAGDRGQCNQVRINQTVNFLVTLRATHCLSEPHLLRFRALGFSEELTVELHTLCDCNCSDTQPQAPHCSNGQGLLQCGVCSCNSGRLGRLCECSEAELSSPDLESGCRTPNGTGPLCSGKGRCQCGRCSCSGQSSGPLCECDDASCERHEGILCGGFGRCHCGTCHCHANRTGRACECSKDTDSCVSPEGGICSGHGHCTCNRCQCQDGYYGALCEQCPGCKTSCERYRDCAECGAFGTGPLATNCSIACASTNVTLALVPILDDGWCKERTLDNQLFFFLVEEEARGRVILRVRPQERGANHTLAIVLGCMGGIVAVGLGLVLAYRLSVEIYDRQEYNRFEKERQQLNWKQGSNPLYRSAITTTVNPHFQGAESPFL; from the exons ATGGCTGTTGGGTGGACGGGGAAGGGAGGGCATCGGAGGGGCTCAGGAACTGACCGTGAGGGGAGG AACTTCACCGCGTCGGGGAAGGCGGAGGAGCAGCGCTGCGGACAGCGACAGGAGCTGCTGGCCCGGGGCTGCCCCCCAGGGGAGCTGGAGGAGCCCCACGGCAGGCAGGAGGTGCTGCAGGACCAGCCGCTAAGCCAGGGCGACCGCGGCGAGGGGGCCACCCAGCTGGCGCCGCAGCAGGTCCGGGTCACCCTGCGGCCCG gggagcCGCAGCAGCTCCGCGTGCGCTTCCTCCGGGCTGAGGGCTACCCGGTCGACCTGTACTACCTTATGGACCTGAGCTACTCCATGAAGGACGACCTGGAGCGCGTGCGCCAGCTCGGGCAAGATCTGCTGGTGGGGCTGCAGAAGGTCACCCACTCCGTGCGCATCG GTTTTGGCTCCTTCGTGGACAAAACGGTGCTGCCCTTCGTGAGCACAGTGCCCTCCAAGcttctccacccctgccccacccggcTGGAGCGCTGCCAGCCGCCCTTCAGCTTTCACCACGTGCTGTCCCTGACCTCGGATGCTAAGGCATTTGAGCGGGAGGTGGGACGCCAGAGCGTGTCTGGCAATCTGGACTCCCCTGAAGGTGGCTTTGATGCCATTCTTCAGGCTGCACTCTGCCAG GAGCAGATTGGCTGGAGAAATGTGTCCCGACTGCTGGTGTTCACTTCCGATGACACATTCCACACAGCTGGGGATGGGAAGTTGGGTGGCATTTTCATGCCTAGCGATGGGCACTGCCACTTGGACAGTAATGGCGTTTATAGTCGCAGCCCAGAGTTT GACTACCCTTCTGTGGGTCAGGTAGCCCAGGCCCTCTCTGCCGCAAACATCCAGCCCATCTTTGCCGTCACCAGTGCCACACTGCCTGTCTACCAG GAGCTGAGTAAGTTGATTCCTAAGTCTGCAGTGGGAGAGTTGAGTGAGGACTCCAGCAACGTGGTACAGCTCATCATGGACGCCTATAAT AGCCTGTCATCCACTGTGACCCTTGAACACTCTCCACTCCCTCCTGGGGTCCATGTCTCTTATGAATCTCAGTGTGGGGATCCTGAGAAAACGGAGCATAAGGCTGGGGACCGGGGCCAGTGCAACCAAGTCCGAATCAACCAGACG GTGAATTTTTTGGTTACTCTCCGAGCTACTCACTGCCTCTCAGAGCCCCATCTTCTGAGGTTCCGAGCCCTTGGCTTTTCAGAGGAGCTGACAGTGGAGCTGCACACACTGTGTGACTGTAACTGCAGTGACACgcagccccaggctccccactgcagTAATGGCCAGGGGCTGCTGCAATGTGGGGTGTGCAG ctGTAACTCCGGTCGTCTGGGTCGACTCTGTGAATGCTCTGAGGCTGAACTGTCTTCCCCAGATCTGGAATCTGGGTGCCGGACCCCCAATGGGACAGGGCCCTTGTGCAGCGGGAAGGGACGGTGTCAGTGTGGACGCTGCAGCTGCAGCGGACAGAGTTCCGGGCCTCTGTGCGAGTGTGACGATGCCAGCTGTGAGCGACATGAGGGCATCCTCTGTGGAG GCTTTGGCCGCTGCCATTGTGGAACGTGTCACTGTCATGCCAATCGCACGGGCAGAGCATGTGAGTGCAGCAAGGACACGGACAGCTGTGTCAGTCCTGAGGGAGGGATCTGCAGCGGGCACGGACACTGCACATGCAACCGCTGCCAGTGCCAGGACGGCTACTATGGTGCCCTATGTGAGCAGTGCCCAGGCTGCAAGACGTCATGTGAGAGATACAG GGACTGTGCAGAGTGTGGGGCCTTTGGGACTGGTCCCCTGGCCACCAACTGCAGCATCGCTTGTGCTAGTACCAACGTGACTCTGGCTTTGGTCCCTATCCTGGATGATGGCTGGTGCAAAGAGAGGACCCTAGACAACCAGCTGTTCTTCttcctggtggaggaggaggccagAGGCAGGGTCATACTGAGAGTGAGACCCCAAGAGA GAGGAGCAAATCACACCCTGGCCATTGTGCTGGGCTGCATGGGGGGCATTGTGGCAGTGGGACTGGGGCTGGTCCTGGCTTACCGGCTTTCTGTGGAAATCTATGATCGCCAAGAATATAACCGCTTTGAGAAGGAGCGGCAGCAGCTCAACTGGAAGCAG GGCAGCAATCCTCTCTACAGAAGTGCCATCACGACCACGGTCAATCCCCACTTTCAGGGGGCAGAGAGTCCCTTTCTCTGA
- the RARG gene encoding retinoic acid receptor gamma isoform X3 yields MVPSSPSPPPPPRVYKPCFVCNDKSSGYHYGVSSCEGCKGFFRRSIQKNMVYTCHRDKNCIINKVTRNRCQYCRLQKCFEVGMSKEAVRNDRNKKKKEVKEEGSLDSYELSPQLEELITKVSKAHQETFPSLCQLGKYTTNSSADHRVQLDLGLWDKFSELATKCIIKIVEFAKRLPGFTGLSIADQITLLKAACLDILMLRICTRYTPEQDTMTFSDGLTLNRTQMHNAGFGPLTDLVFAFAGQLLPLEMDDTETGLLSAICLICGDRMDLEEPEKVDRLQEPLLEALRLYARRRRPSQPYMFPRMLMKITDLRGISTKGAERAITLKMEIPGPMPPLIREMLENPEMFEDDSSQPGPHPKASSEDEVPRGQGKGGCSPQPDQGP; encoded by the exons ATGGTGCCCAGCTCGCCctcacctcctccacctcctcggGTCTACAAGCCGTGCTTCGTGTGCAATGACAAGTCCTCTGGCTACCACTATGGAGTCAGCTCCTGTGAAGGCTGCAAG gGCTTCTTCCGCCGCAGCATCCAGAAGAACATGGTGTACACATGTCACCGCGACAAAAATTGTATCATCAACAAGGTGACACGGAATCGTTGCCAGTACTGTCGGCTACAGAAGTGCTTCGAAGTGGGCATGTCCAAAGAAG CTGTGCGGAATGACCggaataagaagaagaaagaggtgaaGGAAGAAGGGTCGCTTGACAGCTATGAGCTGAGCCCTCAGTTGGAAGAGCTCATCACCAAGGTCAGCAAAGCTCATCAGGAGACCTTCCCCTCACTCTGCCAGCTGGGCAAATACACCACG AACTCCAGCGCAGACCACCGGGTGCAGCTGGATCTGGGGCTGTGGGACAAGTTCAGTGAGCTGGCTACCAAGTGCATCATTAAGATCGTGGAGTTTGCCAAGCGGCTGCCTGGCTTTACAGGGCTCAGCATTGCTGACCAGATCACTCTGCTCAAGGCTGCCTGCCTAGACATCCTG ATGCTGCGGATCTGCACAAGGTACACCCCAGAGCAGGACACCATGACCTTCTCCGATGGGCTGACCCTGAACCGGACCCAGATGCACAACGCCGGCTTTGGACCCCTCACAGACCTCGTCTTTGCCTTTGCGGGGCAGCTCCTGCCACTGGAGATGGATGACACGGAGACAGGACTGCTCAGCGCCATCTGCCTCATCTGTGGAG ACCGCATGGACCTGGAGGAACCTGAAAAAGTAGACAGGCTACAGGAGCCGCTGCTGGAGGCCCTGAGGCTCTATGCCCGCCGCCGGCGGCCCAGCCAGCCCTACATGTTCCCAAGGATGCTCATGAAAATCACTGACCTCCGGGGCATTAGCACCAAGG GAGCAGAAAGGGCCATTACTCTGAAGATGGAGATTCCAGGCCCGATGCCTCCCCTAATCCGAGAGATGCTGGAGAACCCTGAAATGTTTGAGGATGACTCCTCGCAGCCTGGTCCCCACCCCAAGGCCTCTAGCGAGGATGAGGTTCCCCGGGGCCAGGGCAAAGGGGGCTGCAGCCCCCAGCCTGACCAGGGCCCCTGA